A single region of the Nitrosomonas sp. Is79A3 genome encodes:
- the moeB gene encoding molybdopterin-synthase adenylyltransferase MoeB codes for MNDNQLLRYSRHILLPQIDIAGQEKLNHARVLIVGAGGLSSPIALYLAASGVGNLIICDGDQVDLTNLQRQIIHDSNSIGLAKVLSAKQTLNRINPEVSVLAIQEHAGTTKLLQLVTGVDAVVDASDNFSTRYAVNQACVTQKKPLISGAVVRFDGQVSTFDLRHADSPCYHCLYPIIYGEQEDMPCAIMGVFSPLVGIIGCMQAAETLKILLNIGESLNGRLLLLDSLTMNWRTIKLHKDPACSVCHSSVSADTDV; via the coding sequence GTGAATGATAACCAGTTACTTCGGTATAGCCGTCATATCCTGCTCCCGCAAATTGATATTGCGGGGCAGGAGAAACTCAATCACGCACGTGTATTAATTGTCGGCGCTGGCGGTTTAAGTTCTCCTATAGCGCTGTATCTTGCTGCCAGTGGAGTAGGTAACCTGATCATTTGTGATGGTGATCAGGTTGATCTTACCAACTTACAGCGGCAAATTATCCATGACAGCAATTCAATCGGCCTAGCAAAAGTCCTCTCAGCAAAGCAAACACTCAACAGAATTAATCCGGAAGTCAGCGTCCTCGCAATCCAGGAACACGCCGGCACGACAAAACTATTACAACTTGTCACAGGAGTGGATGCCGTAGTCGACGCCAGCGATAACTTCAGCACCCGCTATGCCGTTAATCAAGCTTGTGTTACTCAAAAGAAACCTTTGATTTCCGGTGCTGTAGTACGTTTTGATGGTCAAGTCAGCACATTTGATTTGCGCCATGCCGACAGCCCTTGTTATCACTGTTTATATCCCATTATCTACGGAGAACAGGAAGATATGCCTTGTGCAATCATGGGCGTATTCTCGCCGCTGGTAGGGATTATCGGCTGCATGCAGGCTGCAGAGACACTAAAAATCCTGTTAAATATTGGAGAAAGTCTGAATGGCAGATTGCTGTTATTAGATAGCCTCACCATGAATTGGCGCACAATCAAGCTGCACAAAGATCCAGCCTGTTCGGTGTGTCATTCATCAGTATCTGCTGATACTGATGTCTAA
- a CDS encoding S41 family peptidase, producing the protein MSNVVKKTGLILIGAIAGIMLSLNFSAIAKKDNIEAIHPLPIEELRTFAQVFGRIKSDYVESVEDKKLITEAINGMLVGLDPHSSYLDKDDYKELQIGTQGEFGGLGIQVTMEDGVVKVISPIEDTPAFRAGIKTGDLIVKLDDTVVKGMTLNDAIKLMRGKPNTSIKITIVREGETEPLVFNLVRDIIKIQSVKSKMIEPGYAYIRITQFQEQTGENLAQAIRTLFAENTGSMKGLILDLRNDPGGLLNGAVAVSAAFLPENALVVYTEGRSPDAKMKLHANPEYYLRGPDEDYLKDLPSEVKTVPMITLVNGGSASASEIVAGALQDHKRSVVMGSQTFGKGSVQTILPLGNNTAIKLTTARYYTPNGQSIQAKGITPDILDEADSGDDQRLREADLNRHLSSGKKTETKKTDSDTDKAVQKPVSKKKANKAKDKKDRTPIEFGSADDLLLTQAMNYFKGITAPPEKKTDESDS; encoded by the coding sequence ATGAGTAACGTAGTCAAGAAAACAGGTTTAATTCTAATTGGCGCAATCGCTGGAATAATGCTCAGTTTGAATTTCTCTGCTATTGCCAAGAAAGATAATATCGAGGCGATCCATCCGCTGCCGATCGAAGAATTACGTACATTCGCTCAGGTATTCGGTCGCATCAAAAGTGATTATGTCGAATCTGTGGAAGACAAAAAACTGATTACTGAAGCTATCAATGGCATGCTGGTCGGATTGGATCCCCATTCATCCTACCTCGACAAAGACGATTACAAGGAACTACAAATCGGAACGCAAGGTGAATTCGGCGGTTTAGGCATCCAGGTCACCATGGAAGACGGCGTCGTAAAAGTAATTTCACCAATTGAAGATACTCCCGCATTTCGTGCAGGTATCAAAACCGGCGATTTAATAGTTAAACTGGATGACACCGTTGTAAAAGGCATGACACTGAATGATGCAATTAAACTCATGCGTGGCAAACCGAATACTTCCATAAAGATTACCATTGTGCGGGAAGGTGAAACAGAACCGCTGGTGTTTAATCTAGTGCGTGACATCATAAAAATCCAGAGTGTCAAATCGAAAATGATCGAGCCTGGGTATGCGTATATCCGCATCACACAGTTTCAAGAACAAACCGGCGAGAATCTCGCGCAAGCGATTAGGACACTTTTTGCAGAAAATACTGGATCTATGAAAGGACTAATACTGGATCTGCGCAATGATCCAGGTGGATTACTGAATGGTGCTGTCGCTGTATCAGCCGCTTTTCTGCCAGAAAATGCACTGGTTGTATACACGGAAGGACGCAGTCCCGATGCGAAAATGAAATTGCACGCCAATCCTGAGTATTATCTGCGAGGACCTGATGAAGATTATTTAAAGGATCTTCCTTCTGAAGTCAAAACCGTACCGATGATTACATTGGTCAACGGAGGTTCTGCTTCAGCATCAGAAATTGTAGCAGGCGCCTTGCAAGATCATAAACGCTCTGTAGTCATGGGATCGCAAACGTTTGGTAAAGGCTCTGTTCAAACGATATTACCATTAGGAAATAATACAGCGATCAAATTAACTACCGCGCGCTACTATACCCCCAATGGCCAATCGATCCAGGCAAAAGGAATTACTCCCGATATTCTGGATGAAGCCGATAGTGGTGATGATCAGCGCCTGCGTGAAGCAGATCTGAATCGCCATCTATCGAGCGGTAAAAAAACGGAAACAAAAAAAACGGACTCTGATACAGACAAAGCAGTTCAAAAACCTGTAAGCAAGAAAAAAGCAAATAAGGCTAAAGACAAGAAAGATAGAACCCCTATCGAATTTGGCTCTGCAGATGATCTTTTACTAACACAAGCCATGAATTACTTTAAGGGTATTACTGCACCACCTGAAAAAAAGACCGATGAAAGCGATAGCTGA
- a CDS encoding peptidoglycan DD-metalloendopeptidase family protein: MRERIQSLQKDLTNKEALKQDTTDTLQETERAISNITHRLSKLIETDRQANEEYKQLQIQHNQIRSKIESERNQLERLLYQQYVGGQQDYLRLVLNQQNPNQIARDIYYYQQLSLTLSGIIKNLQNDQDEIETLTQTSRQKKEEITANQAEYFSQRKKLEQEKAKHQIILSQVSGQITQQQREINKLESDEKRITNLVDEINKLLVQEKSTSTLINNKLPDASTTGSPFSTLKGKLNLPVRGKLVNTFGGQRSGKYVSWKGLFIQSPDGSDVKAISGGRVVFADWLRGFGNLIILDHGNNYMSLYGNNATLHKQVGDTIRSGDTIATVGNSGGNADSGLYFELRHGGKPFDPLTWIKIE, from the coding sequence TTGCGTGAACGCATCCAATCCCTGCAAAAAGATTTAACAAACAAGGAAGCGTTAAAACAGGACACAACGGATACATTACAAGAAACTGAGCGTGCAATCAGCAATATCACGCACAGATTGAGCAAGCTCATTGAGACTGACCGCCAAGCCAATGAAGAATACAAGCAACTGCAAATACAACACAATCAAATCAGAAGCAAAATCGAATCAGAACGAAATCAATTAGAAAGATTGCTCTATCAACAATATGTTGGGGGGCAGCAAGATTATTTAAGATTAGTGTTAAATCAGCAAAACCCTAATCAGATTGCACGGGATATCTATTATTATCAGCAACTTTCACTTACTCTTTCGGGTATTATCAAGAATCTTCAGAATGATCAAGATGAAATTGAGACACTAACGCAAACCAGCCGTCAAAAAAAAGAAGAAATCACTGCTAATCAAGCCGAGTATTTCAGTCAACGTAAAAAACTTGAGCAAGAAAAAGCCAAACACCAGATTATACTCTCGCAGGTATCTGGTCAAATTACCCAACAGCAACGTGAAATTAATAAACTCGAGAGTGATGAAAAGCGCATAACCAATTTAGTTGATGAGATAAATAAATTACTTGTTCAAGAAAAATCTACGAGCACATTGATTAACAATAAGCTCCCAGATGCTTCTACGACAGGTTCTCCATTCTCAACGCTTAAAGGCAAATTAAATTTACCCGTGCGAGGGAAACTTGTGAACACTTTTGGTGGTCAACGCTCAGGTAAGTATGTTTCATGGAAAGGACTGTTCATTCAATCACCCGATGGAAGTGATGTTAAAGCCATCTCAGGTGGTAGAGTGGTATTTGCAGACTGGTTGCGAGGTTTTGGCAATCTGATAATTCTGGATCATGGAAACAACTATATGAGTCTTTATGGCAACAACGCAACACTCCATAAACAAGTGGGTGATACTATTCGTAGCGGCGATACGATTGCAACAGTTGGAAATAGCGGTGGTAATGCAGATTCAGGTTTATACTTTGAACTTCGTCATGGAGGTAAGCCGTTTGACCCTTTGACGTGGATAAAAATAGAATAA
- the gpmA gene encoding 2,3-diphosphoglycerate-dependent phosphoglycerate mutase, giving the protein MKKIVLLRHGESTWNKENRFTGWTDVDLTPKGLQEAQNAGQLLHEQGFAFDVAYTSVLKRAIRTLWVVLDEMNQMWIPIQHTWRLNERHYGALQGLNKAETAAEYGDEQVLIWRRSYDVRPPALTTDDERYAGTDPRYKDLASEDIPLTECLKDTVARFLPYWNAVIAPQVQSGKSVIIAAHGNSLRALVKYLDNISDEEILNCNIPTGIPLVYELDDNMKPIRSYYLGNQNKIQEAMQIVANQGKSAV; this is encoded by the coding sequence ATGAAAAAAATTGTTCTCCTGCGTCATGGAGAAAGTACCTGGAATAAAGAAAATAGATTTACTGGCTGGACAGATGTTGATTTAACACCTAAAGGCTTGCAGGAAGCGCAAAATGCCGGGCAGCTTCTACACGAGCAAGGGTTTGCATTTGATGTCGCGTATACGTCAGTTCTCAAACGCGCCATTCGCACCTTATGGGTAGTGCTTGATGAAATGAACCAAATGTGGATTCCCATACAACACACTTGGCGATTAAATGAACGTCATTATGGCGCTCTACAAGGTTTGAACAAAGCCGAAACTGCAGCCGAATATGGCGATGAGCAAGTTTTAATATGGCGAAGAAGCTATGATGTCAGGCCGCCCGCATTAACCACCGATGATGAACGCTATGCTGGCACTGATCCGCGATATAAAGACTTAGCGTCTGAGGATATACCTTTGACCGAGTGCCTAAAAGATACGGTCGCAAGATTTTTACCCTATTGGAATGCGGTTATAGCACCTCAAGTTCAGTCTGGAAAAAGCGTTATCATTGCTGCACATGGAAATTCTTTAAGAGCACTGGTTAAGTATTTGGATAATATCTCTGATGAAGAGATCTTAAACTGCAACATTCCAACCGGCATCCCGTTAGTTTATGAATTAGATGATAATATGAAGCCGATCAGGAGTTATTATTTAGGGAATCAGAACAAAATTCAGGAAGCCATGCAAATTGTAGCTAATCAGGGTAAGTCAGCAGTTTAG
- a CDS encoding rhodanese-like domain-containing protein: MVTRRGIKEIDTLAAVQLINYQDALVLDVRDDSEYAVGHLPNSKHIPSEKIEERWVELQKYKEKPILVIYPGGIRSNHASLVLRKNGFPQVINLMGGIDSWKRAGLPMVKR, from the coding sequence TTGGTAACGCGTCGTGGTATCAAAGAAATCGACACGCTTGCGGCCGTGCAACTGATAAATTACCAGGATGCATTGGTGCTGGATGTCCGTGATGATAGCGAGTATGCGGTAGGTCATTTGCCGAATTCAAAACATATTCCATCCGAAAAGATTGAGGAACGTTGGGTAGAACTACAAAAATATAAGGAAAAACCCATTTTGGTGATATACCCTGGTGGTATTCGATCCAATCATGCCAGTTTGGTTCTAAGGAAGAACGGCTTCCCTCAAGTGATTAACCTCATGGGTGGTATTGACTCCTGGAAGCGTGCGGGCTTGCCTATGGTTAAGCGATAG
- the grxC gene encoding glutaredoxin 3, which translates to MPKVIMYTTGFCPYCKMAESLLRSKGVQEIEKIRIDLEPAQRAEMMGKTGRRTVPQIYIGERHVGGYDDLTQLDRKGELAALLAT; encoded by the coding sequence ATGCCCAAGGTTATTATGTACACAACGGGTTTTTGTCCTTACTGCAAAATGGCAGAGAGCTTGTTGCGCTCAAAAGGGGTTCAGGAAATTGAAAAAATACGTATTGATCTTGAGCCGGCTCAGCGTGCTGAGATGATGGGTAAAACAGGCCGCCGCACTGTTCCACAGATTTACATTGGTGAAAGACATGTGGGCGGGTATGATGATTTGACGCAACTGGATCGCAAAGGCGAATTGGCAGCATTGCTGGCAACTTGA
- the secB gene encoding protein-export chaperone SecB, translating into MSEQQQPVFAIEKIYVKDLSLEIPNAPNIFLERDTPEINLQLGTKSQSIDDGLYEVLLTVTVTAKIKDKIMFLAEVQQAGIFRIRHVPDGDIDPILGIGCPNILFPYLRETVSDVVTRAGFPPVILNPVNFEAIYHQKRAETNAN; encoded by the coding sequence ATGAGTGAGCAACAGCAACCAGTTTTCGCCATAGAAAAAATCTATGTAAAGGATCTTTCCTTAGAGATTCCCAATGCGCCCAATATCTTTCTCGAAAGGGATACACCTGAAATTAATTTGCAGCTTGGAACGAAAAGCCAAAGCATTGATGACGGGTTGTATGAGGTGCTATTAACAGTAACGGTAACAGCTAAGATCAAAGACAAAATAATGTTTCTGGCTGAAGTTCAGCAGGCAGGTATTTTTCGTATTCGTCATGTGCCTGACGGGGATATTGATCCGATACTGGGCATTGGCTGTCCTAATATTCTTTTTCCTTATTTACGAGAAACAGTATCGGATGTTGTGACACGAGCTGGATTTCCACCTGTTATTCTTAATCCAGTAAATTTTGAAGCTATCTATCATCAAAAAAGAGCAGAAACAAACGCGAATTAG
- a CDS encoding SH3 domain-containing protein: MRKSLLIQSFWLKNSMRVLLTTILLYLPSHLAAEMEFFSIAENAVVMYDAPSLRADKLYVASRYLPVEVVVDVEGWAKVRDSSGSLAWVEKKVLNQQRYVVVTVPLANIHQSADINSELVFQAEENIVMEWIDSDVKGWVKVRHLDGQTGYVKVNQVWGS, from the coding sequence ATGAGAAAAAGCCTGCTGATTCAGTCATTCTGGTTAAAAAACAGCATGCGCGTTTTGCTGACTACTATCTTGTTGTATCTTCCGAGTCATTTGGCTGCAGAGATGGAGTTTTTTTCAATAGCTGAAAATGCAGTTGTTATGTATGACGCACCATCGCTCAGAGCCGACAAATTATATGTAGCAAGCCGATATCTTCCGGTAGAAGTTGTAGTGGATGTGGAGGGTTGGGCCAAAGTGCGTGACAGTAGCGGGAGTCTTGCCTGGGTTGAAAAGAAAGTTTTAAACCAACAGCGTTATGTTGTCGTGACCGTACCATTAGCTAATATTCACCAATCAGCTGATATTAACTCGGAGCTGGTATTTCAAGCCGAGGAAAATATCGTTATGGAATGGATAGACTCTGACGTTAAAGGCTGGGTAAAAGTGCGGCATCTCGATGGGCAGACTGGCTATGTCAAAGTTAATCAGGTTTGGGGTTCATGA